The Chordicoccus furentiruminis DNA window TACCACATCATCATGTCCACCGAGATCATCGGATTGTCCGACCGGGAGAGACGCATCATCGCCAACGTGGTGCACTACAACACGGAGCCTCTGGATGACATGCAGCATGAGGAGGAAACAGAGGGCCTTGCTGATACGGACTATATGCTGGTTCAGCAGCTGGTTTCAATCCTGAGAGTCGCCAACAGTCTTGACCAGAGCTATCGTCAGAAGGTCGAGCGGCTCCGCGTGGCAAAGCGCGAAGGCGAGCTGATCGTAACCGTGGACGTGAACAGCGACTATACCTTCGAGCGTGGGATCTTCGGCGAAAACGTGGATCTGTTTCAGGAGATCTTCGATCTGCGCCCGGTGCTGAAAGTCAGATATCTGAGGGGATGAGAATATGACACAGAAGGAATCGGGACGGCCGGCGGCCGCCCCGGAGACAGAGAACAGAAAGAACGGAAAGACGGCCGCGGTCCGCACACCGGATTTCGGCGCGCCGGAAAATTTCTACAACCGCGAGCTGTCCTGGCTGAAATTCGACGCCCGCTGCCTGAGCGAAGCGAGGGATACAAAAATCGTCCCGCTGTTTGAGCGTCTGAAGTTTCTCTCGATTACCGCATCGAATCTGGATGAATTCTTTATGGTCCGGATCGCTTCGCTGAAGGATCAGGTGCACGCCGGCTTCAAGGGGACGGACATCGCCGGCATGACGCCGGAGCAGCAGCTCGATGCGCTGAGTGCAAGTGTGCACGAGTTCGTCCGGGATCAGTACAGCACCCTGAACCGGTCTCTGATTCCGGCCCTGTCAAAGGCGGGGCTTTCCGTCGTGCTCCGCTATGAGAATCTGACGGAGATGCAGAGCCGGTTTCTTGACCGGTACTTTGAGACGGAGATCTATCCGGTCCTGACGCCGATGGCGATGGACTCCTCCCGCCCGTTCCCGCTGATCCGGAACAAGACGCTGAACATCGGTGCGCTGATTTCGGCGAAGCCGACGGAAGGACTCGCCCAGAAGACAGGAAAGAAAAAGAGAAAGAAGGAAGAACTGGAATTCGCGACGGTTCAGGTTCCGTCCGTTCTGCCCCGTGTGGTTACCCTTCCTGACGCGGAGGACGGATCAAAGGCCGTGATCCTTCTGGAGGAGGTCATCCGGAAATACATCGACCGTCTGTTTGAGCACTATCATGTGATCTGCACATGCCCGTACCGGGTGATGCGGAATGCGGATCTGACCATCGACGAGGAGGAGGCGGAGGACCTGCTCATCGAGATCCAGAAGCAGCTGAAGAAGAGGCAGTGGGGTGAGGTGATCCGTCTGGAAGTGGCCGATGACATCGACGGCCGGCTGCTCGCGATCCTGAAGAAGGAATTCGCGATCACCGATCCGGATCTCTACTATATCAGCGGACCGCTCGATCTCACGTTCTGCATGAAACTGTACGGTCTTTCCGGTTTTGAGCAGTACAAGACGCCTGCCTACACGCCGGCGCCGGTCCGGGAGTTCGCGGAGACGCCTGACCTCTTCGAAGCAATCCGGAAGCAGGACATACTCGTGCATCACCCGTACATGAGCTTTGATCCGGTGGTCAACTTTGTCCGTCAGGCCTCAAAGGATCCCCAGGTGCTGGCGATCAAGCAGACCCTCTACCGTGTCAGCGGCAATTCGCCGATCATCCACGCGCTGGCGCAGGCTGCCGATAACGGGAAGCAGGTGACCGTGCTGGTCGAGCTGAAGGCCCGTTTTGATGAAGAGCACAACATCGCATGGGCGAAGACGCTGGAAAAGGCGGGATGCCATGTGATCTACGGCCTCGTCGGCCTCAAGGTACACAGCAAGATCACGATGGTGGTACGCCGGGAGGAGGACGGCATCCGGCGGTACGTCCATCTCGGCACCGGCAACTACAACGATTCCACAGCCCGGCTGTACACCGACCTCGGTCTTTTTACCTGTGACGAGGCGATCGGAGAGGATGCGACTGCCGTCTTCAACATGCTGTCCGGCTATTCGGAACCGGACCGCTGGTACAAGCTGCTGGTTGCGCCGATCTGGATGAAGAACGAGTTCCTTCGGATGATCGAACGGGAAGCCGTTCACGCGAAGGAGGGACGGCCCGCCTTCATCAAAGCCAAGATGAATTCGCTCTGTGACCCGGCCGTCATCCGCGCACTCTACGAAGCGTCGGCGGCCGGTGTGGAGATCGACCTGCTGGTGCGCGGCATCTGCTGTCTCAAAGTCGGCATACCCGGCGTGTCGGAGCATATCCGTGTCCGTTCCATCGTGGGCAATTTCCTTGAGCACTCGCGGATTTTCTGGTTCCACAACAACGGCGACGATGAAATTTTCATGGGCTCCGCCGACTGGATGCCGCGAAATCTTGACAAGCGGGTGGAAATCGTATTCCCGGTCGAGCAGGAGAATCTCCGGAAGGAGGTCTGCCACATCCTTGACACAGAGTTCGAGGACAACGTGAAAGCACATGTGCTGATGCCGGACGGAAGCTACGAGAAGCCGGACAAGAGGGGACGGGTTCTTGTCAATTCGCAGGAGCAGTTTATGGAGGAGGCCTGGTCGCGCGTACCGAAGCCTCACAAGCCCGTTGAGGAGAGACGGTTCGTTCCCGCCGAGCCCATCGAGGCGGATTCAGAAGAAGAAAGGGAAATCGGAGAAGAGCATGTATGATTATCTGATCGTCGGAGCGGGGCTCTACGGCGCCGTCTTCGCACAGGAAGCCATGAGACACGGAAAGTCCGTCCTCGTGATCGACCGCCGGCCTCACATTGCCGGCAATATCTACTGCGCCGAGGAGGAGGGGATCCTGATCCATCGCTACGGTGCGCATATCTTCCACACCTCCGATGAGAAGGTATGGGCGTATGTGAACCGGTTCGCGGAGTTCAATCATTTCATCAACAGTCCCATCGCGGTCTACGGAGACGAGACCTACAACCTCCCCTTCAACATGAATACCTTCTCGAGGATGTGGAGCATCCGTACGCCGGCCGAAGCGAAGAAAATCATCGCGGATCAGATCGCGGAGCTTGGCATCGGCGAGCCGAAAAACCTCGAGGAGCAGGCGCTGAAACTGGTCGGGCGCGATGTCTACGAGAAACTGATCAAAGGGTACACGGAGAAGCAGTGGGGACGCCCGTGCAGCGAGCTCCCGGCCTTCATCATCCGGCGGCTGCCGCTTCGCTTCACCTATGACAACAACTACTTCCGCGATCCGCATCAGGGGATTCCGACGGAAGGGTATACAACGCTTGCGGAGCGGCTCCTTGAGGGC harbors:
- a CDS encoding RNA degradosome polyphosphate kinase, whose translation is MTQKESGRPAAAPETENRKNGKTAAVRTPDFGAPENFYNRELSWLKFDARCLSEARDTKIVPLFERLKFLSITASNLDEFFMVRIASLKDQVHAGFKGTDIAGMTPEQQLDALSASVHEFVRDQYSTLNRSLIPALSKAGLSVVLRYENLTEMQSRFLDRYFETEIYPVLTPMAMDSSRPFPLIRNKTLNIGALISAKPTEGLAQKTGKKKRKKEELEFATVQVPSVLPRVVTLPDAEDGSKAVILLEEVIRKYIDRLFEHYHVICTCPYRVMRNADLTIDEEEAEDLLIEIQKQLKKRQWGEVIRLEVADDIDGRLLAILKKEFAITDPDLYYISGPLDLTFCMKLYGLSGFEQYKTPAYTPAPVREFAETPDLFEAIRKQDILVHHPYMSFDPVVNFVRQASKDPQVLAIKQTLYRVSGNSPIIHALAQAADNGKQVTVLVELKARFDEEHNIAWAKTLEKAGCHVIYGLVGLKVHSKITMVVRREEDGIRRYVHLGTGNYNDSTARLYTDLGLFTCDEAIGEDATAVFNMLSGYSEPDRWYKLLVAPIWMKNEFLRMIEREAVHAKEGRPAFIKAKMNSLCDPAVIRALYEASAAGVEIDLLVRGICCLKVGIPGVSEHIRVRSIVGNFLEHSRIFWFHNNGDDEIFMGSADWMPRNLDKRVEIVFPVEQENLRKEVCHILDTEFEDNVKAHVLMPDGSYEKPDKRGRVLVNSQEQFMEEAWSRVPKPHKPVEERRFVPAEPIEADSEEEREIGEEHV
- the glf gene encoding UDP-galactopyranose mutase, producing MYDYLIVGAGLYGAVFAQEAMRHGKSVLVIDRRPHIAGNIYCAEEEGILIHRYGAHIFHTSDEKVWAYVNRFAEFNHFINSPIAVYGDETYNLPFNMNTFSRMWSIRTPAEAKKIIADQIAELGIGEPKNLEEQALKLVGRDVYEKLIKGYTEKQWGRPCSELPAFIIRRLPLRFTYDNNYFRDPHQGIPTEGYTTLAERLLEGAEIRLNTDFRTLRDSAVSLAKKVVYTGPVDEYFDFRFGHLEYRSVRFEDEHLNTDNYQGNAVVNYTASSVPFTRIIEHKHFAFGTQPTTIISREYPSEWKPGAEPYYPINNERNNELYGRYRELAEKENGVIFGGRLGTYRYYDMDKVIAACLTDTEKEFG